A window from Labrus mixtus chromosome 14, fLabMix1.1, whole genome shotgun sequence encodes these proteins:
- the apbb3 gene encoding amyloid-beta A4 precursor protein-binding family B member 3 isoform X2: protein MMGKDYMLAIIIVNYDDNIWTDQNLLLDPDLPSGWRTIKDSTGTYYWHVPTGATQWQHPRLNTKPQLLHTQEEAGPQSSNTGTDGPPEARSSWHEDYITNHDPDAKCFSVRSLGWLEVEEEDLSPGRSSLAVSNVIQQLSNCNSPEQRDRPGASGEGREMMLVLKKDTLTLLDPLDHTPLHNQPIINIRVWGVGCNNGRDFAFVAGDKDSCVLKCHVFRCNAPAKAIASALHQMCSKIMMSEKMMRPSRSLTMESISPEDLPRQVEFLEAVRQQVQKFEVQYIGNLPVSRAMGMEVLNRAIESIMNSTDRDEWEPTVLHVTDNILSLWRGEEGEDPVWECQVRFLTFLGVGHDSHTFAVILDGGTQRFECHVFWCEPDAGTLSEAVQAACMVQYQKCLVAQTPPPRSKSWRATPSKVKRANSMDGAIFPPLTAGYHGNSNIGGSLMTQRIVKGNGSSSNVRKGMMAFFETFRNKQAATS from the exons ATGATGGGCAAGGATTACATGTTGGCCATCATCATAGTTAACTATGACg ACAACATCTGGACTGATCAGAACCTGCTGCTGGATCCGGACCTCCCCTCCGGCTGGAGAACCATCAAAGACTCCACAGGAACGTACTACTGGCACGTTCCCACTGGCGCTACCCAGTGGCAACACCCACGCCTCAACACAAAGCCACAGCTCCTCCACACACAG GAAGAGGCTGGACCGCAGAGCTCCAACACAGGAACAGATGGACCACCTGAggccag GAGTTCTTGGCATGAAGATTATATCACCAACCACGATCCAGACGCCAAg TGTTTTTCCGTCCGATCTTTGGGCTGGTTGGAGGTCGAGGAGGAGGACCTGTCTCCTGGCCGCAGCAGTCTCGCTGTCAGTAATGTCATTCAGCAGCTGTCTAACTGCAACAGcccagagcagagagacaggccGGGAGCATCGGGGGAG ggtCGTGAGATGATGCTGGTTCTGAAGAAAGACACTCTGACGTTGTTGGACCCTTTAGACCACACCCCTCTGCACAATCAGCCAATCATCAACATCcgtgtgtggggggtggggtgtaACAATGGCAG GGACTTTGCCTTCGTGGCGGGCGATAAGGACAGTTGTGTGCTAAAGTGTCACGTGTTTCGCTGCAACGCTCCGGCTAAAGCCATTGCCTCGGCGCTGCATCAGATGTGCTCCAAG ATAATGATGTCAGAGAAGATGATGAGGCCGTCTCGCTCTCTGACGATGGAGAGCATCTCACCTGAAGACCTGCCCAGACAAG TGGAGTTCCTGGAGGCGGTCCGACAGCAGGTGCAGAAGTTTGAGGTCCAGTACATCGGAAATCTGCCTGTGTCCAGAGCCATGG gtatggAGGTGTTGAACAGAGCCATAGAGAGCATTATGAACTCTACAGACAGAGACGAGTGGGAGCCGACCGTCCTCCACGTCACCGACAACATCCTGTCTCTGTGGAGGGGGGAG GAAGGGGAGGATCCTGTCTGGGAGTGTCAGGTACGTTTCCTCACCTTTCTGGGCGTTGGCCATGACAGCCACACCTTCGCTGTGATCCTGGACGGCGGCACGCAGCGGTTCGAGTGTCACGTGTTCTGGTGTGAGCCAGATGCAGGGACCCTGTCTGAGGCGGTGCAGGCGGCATGCATG GTTCAGTATCAGAAGTGTCTGGTGGCTCAGACTCCGCCTCCCAGGAGCAAGTCGTGGCGTGCGACCCCCTCAAAGGTCAAAAGGGCCAACTCTATGGATGGCGCCATCTTCCCTCCTCTTACGGcaggttaccatggcaacagcaacaTTGGCGGCTCCCTGATGACGCAGAGGATCGTGAAAGGCaacggcagcagcagcaacgtGAGGAAAGGGATGATGGCATTTTTCGAAACTTTCCGGAACAAACAGGCCGCCACCTCCTAA
- the apbb3 gene encoding amyloid-beta A4 precursor protein-binding family B member 3 isoform X1: MMGKDYMLAIIIVNYDDNIWTDQNLLLDPDLPSGWRTIKDSTGTYYWHVPTGATQWQHPRLNTKPQLLHTQQEEAGPQSSNTGTDGPPEARSSWHEDYITNHDPDAKCFSVRSLGWLEVEEEDLSPGRSSLAVSNVIQQLSNCNSPEQRDRPGASGEGREMMLVLKKDTLTLLDPLDHTPLHNQPIINIRVWGVGCNNGRDFAFVAGDKDSCVLKCHVFRCNAPAKAIASALHQMCSKIMMSEKMMRPSRSLTMESISPEDLPRQVEFLEAVRQQVQKFEVQYIGNLPVSRAMGMEVLNRAIESIMNSTDRDEWEPTVLHVTDNILSLWRGEEGEDPVWECQVRFLTFLGVGHDSHTFAVILDGGTQRFECHVFWCEPDAGTLSEAVQAACMVQYQKCLVAQTPPPRSKSWRATPSKVKRANSMDGAIFPPLTAGYHGNSNIGGSLMTQRIVKGNGSSSNVRKGMMAFFETFRNKQAATS, translated from the exons ATGATGGGCAAGGATTACATGTTGGCCATCATCATAGTTAACTATGACg ACAACATCTGGACTGATCAGAACCTGCTGCTGGATCCGGACCTCCCCTCCGGCTGGAGAACCATCAAAGACTCCACAGGAACGTACTACTGGCACGTTCCCACTGGCGCTACCCAGTGGCAACACCCACGCCTCAACACAAAGCCACAGCTCCTCCACACACAG CAGGAAGAGGCTGGACCGCAGAGCTCCAACACAGGAACAGATGGACCACCTGAggccag GAGTTCTTGGCATGAAGATTATATCACCAACCACGATCCAGACGCCAAg TGTTTTTCCGTCCGATCTTTGGGCTGGTTGGAGGTCGAGGAGGAGGACCTGTCTCCTGGCCGCAGCAGTCTCGCTGTCAGTAATGTCATTCAGCAGCTGTCTAACTGCAACAGcccagagcagagagacaggccGGGAGCATCGGGGGAG ggtCGTGAGATGATGCTGGTTCTGAAGAAAGACACTCTGACGTTGTTGGACCCTTTAGACCACACCCCTCTGCACAATCAGCCAATCATCAACATCcgtgtgtggggggtggggtgtaACAATGGCAG GGACTTTGCCTTCGTGGCGGGCGATAAGGACAGTTGTGTGCTAAAGTGTCACGTGTTTCGCTGCAACGCTCCGGCTAAAGCCATTGCCTCGGCGCTGCATCAGATGTGCTCCAAG ATAATGATGTCAGAGAAGATGATGAGGCCGTCTCGCTCTCTGACGATGGAGAGCATCTCACCTGAAGACCTGCCCAGACAAG TGGAGTTCCTGGAGGCGGTCCGACAGCAGGTGCAGAAGTTTGAGGTCCAGTACATCGGAAATCTGCCTGTGTCCAGAGCCATGG gtatggAGGTGTTGAACAGAGCCATAGAGAGCATTATGAACTCTACAGACAGAGACGAGTGGGAGCCGACCGTCCTCCACGTCACCGACAACATCCTGTCTCTGTGGAGGGGGGAG GAAGGGGAGGATCCTGTCTGGGAGTGTCAGGTACGTTTCCTCACCTTTCTGGGCGTTGGCCATGACAGCCACACCTTCGCTGTGATCCTGGACGGCGGCACGCAGCGGTTCGAGTGTCACGTGTTCTGGTGTGAGCCAGATGCAGGGACCCTGTCTGAGGCGGTGCAGGCGGCATGCATG GTTCAGTATCAGAAGTGTCTGGTGGCTCAGACTCCGCCTCCCAGGAGCAAGTCGTGGCGTGCGACCCCCTCAAAGGTCAAAAGGGCCAACTCTATGGATGGCGCCATCTTCCCTCCTCTTACGGcaggttaccatggcaacagcaacaTTGGCGGCTCCCTGATGACGCAGAGGATCGTGAAAGGCaacggcagcagcagcaacgtGAGGAAAGGGATGATGGCATTTTTCGAAACTTTCCGGAACAAACAGGCCGCCACCTCCTAA